The following proteins are encoded in a genomic region of Streptomyces collinus Tu 365:
- the ykgO gene encoding type B 50S ribosomal protein L36, translating into MKVRRSLRSLKSKPGAQVVRRRGTVFVINRKNPRFKARQA; encoded by the coding sequence ATGAAGGTACGCAGGTCACTGCGCTCACTGAAGTCGAAGCCCGGCGCCCAGGTGGTGCGCCGCCGCGGCACGGTCTTCGTCATCAACAGGAAGAACCCCCGCTTCAAGGCGCGCCAGGCCTGA
- a CDS encoding type B 50S ribosomal protein L31 — protein MRSGIHPETRPVVFRDRAADALFLTRSTATASRTIVWEDGVTYPLIDVEVSSASHPFYTGTARVMDSAGRVERFERRYGRRATPRR, from the coding sequence ATGAGGTCTGGCATCCACCCCGAGACCCGGCCCGTCGTCTTCCGCGACCGCGCCGCCGACGCGCTCTTCCTGACCCGCTCGACCGCCACGGCGTCCAGGACGATCGTGTGGGAGGACGGCGTCACCTACCCGCTGATCGACGTGGAGGTCTCGTCGGCCAGCCACCCCTTCTACACCGGCACCGCGCGCGTCATGGACAGCGCCGGCCGCGTCGAACGCTTCGAGCGCCGCTACGGCCGCCGGGCCACGCCGCGCCGCTGA
- the rpmG gene encoding 50S ribosomal protein L33, which translates to MARSTARPVVKLKSTAGTGVTYVTRKNRLSDPDRLVLRKYDPVAGRHVTFREER; encoded by the coding sequence ATGGCACGCAGCACCGCGCGTCCCGTCGTCAAGCTGAAGTCCACGGCCGGGACCGGCGTCACCTACGTGACGCGAAAGAACCGCCTCAGCGACCCCGACCGGCTCGTCCTGCGCAAGTACGACCCGGTCGCCGGCCGGCACGTCACCTTCCGCGAGGAACGCTGA
- a CDS encoding asparaginase, whose translation MPQPAMADATDTNPVLAEVVRSGFVEGRHRGGLVLLAADGSVELALGDVTSPVFPRSANKPMQAAGMLRAGLDLAGERLAMAAASHSGEAFHRDLVRTMLDEHGLSPDQLQCPPSLPLDQEELESRLAAGQGPDRVTMNCSGKHTAMLATAALRGWPLDSYLDPAHPLQQLIRTVVEEAAGEPVAAVGTDGCGAPLLSLSLTGLARAFRSFVLAAPGTPERRVADAMRAHPEYVAGTRRHDTWLMREIPGVLSKVGAEAVQGLALPDGRALALKIDDGAVRALRPALARALHLAGVTAPVTERVGHVPLLGGGREVGEVRAVF comes from the coding sequence ATGCCCCAGCCCGCCATGGCCGACGCCACCGACACCAACCCGGTCCTCGCCGAGGTCGTCCGCTCCGGATTCGTCGAGGGGCGGCACCGGGGCGGCCTCGTGCTGCTCGCCGCCGACGGCTCGGTGGAACTGGCCCTCGGCGATGTGACCTCCCCCGTCTTCCCGCGCTCGGCCAACAAGCCGATGCAGGCCGCGGGCATGCTGCGGGCCGGCCTGGACCTCGCCGGCGAACGGCTGGCCATGGCGGCCGCGAGCCACTCCGGTGAGGCCTTCCACCGCGACCTGGTGCGCACGATGCTCGACGAGCACGGACTGAGTCCCGACCAGCTCCAGTGCCCGCCGTCCCTGCCCCTGGACCAGGAGGAACTGGAGTCCCGCCTCGCGGCGGGCCAGGGACCCGACCGCGTGACCATGAACTGCTCGGGCAAGCACACGGCGATGCTCGCCACCGCCGCCCTGCGGGGCTGGCCGCTGGACTCCTACCTCGATCCCGCCCACCCGCTCCAGCAGCTCATCCGGACGGTGGTCGAGGAAGCGGCCGGCGAACCGGTGGCGGCCGTCGGCACCGACGGCTGCGGGGCGCCGCTGCTGTCACTCAGCCTGACCGGCCTCGCCCGCGCCTTCCGCTCCTTCGTCCTCGCCGCGCCGGGCACCCCGGAGCGGCGGGTCGCCGACGCCATGCGCGCCCATCCCGAGTACGTCGCGGGCACCCGGCGCCACGACACCTGGCTGATGCGGGAGATACCCGGCGTCCTGTCCAAGGTGGGCGCGGAGGCGGTCCAGGGCCTCGCGCTCCCCGACGGCCGCGCGCTGGCCCTGAAGATCGACGACGGCGCCGTCCGCGCGCTGCGCCCGGCACTCGCCCGCGCGCTGCACCTGGCCGGTGTGACGGCACCGGTGACGGAGCGCGTCGGCCATGTGCCGCTGCTGGGTGGCGGTCGGGAGGTGGGAGAGGTACGGGCGGTGTTCTGA
- a CDS encoding DUF6891 domain-containing protein has translation MLDIAVLTETGERRVRVTAEELAGLVRRVGAEGDHFLVLQRIPDLPDVFAQVWHETGGDYQVEYRDGAADRHFQAMVGATEDVIAVLTGWARQEQGWETGPKWAPLDMGPVPEVPPLDLDDAERAELEERVRLELAGGYATRDQLAELAEEYLVTADRRPVSRDQARVLTDRLWLERVAEQAAWQGETDPERLTRAFTALDEAGVTARENFTCCRNCGRSEIGGEAEPGARGFVYFHSQCTESAAAGHGLTLLYGGFDSSAETTAAIGHEVVAALEAAGLHTEWDHDPSRAITVTPLDWRRRLVG, from the coding sequence ATGCTCGATATCGCGGTGCTGACGGAGACCGGGGAGCGGCGCGTACGCGTGACCGCCGAGGAACTGGCCGGACTAGTCCGGCGCGTAGGCGCTGAAGGTGACCACTTCCTGGTGCTCCAGCGCATACCCGACCTGCCCGACGTCTTCGCCCAGGTCTGGCACGAGACCGGCGGCGACTACCAGGTGGAGTACCGCGACGGTGCCGCCGACCGGCACTTCCAGGCGATGGTCGGCGCGACCGAGGACGTGATCGCCGTACTCACCGGCTGGGCCCGGCAGGAGCAGGGCTGGGAGACCGGGCCGAAGTGGGCACCGCTGGACATGGGCCCCGTCCCCGAGGTGCCGCCGCTCGACCTCGACGACGCCGAGCGCGCGGAACTGGAGGAGCGGGTGCGCCTGGAGCTGGCGGGCGGCTACGCCACCCGCGACCAACTGGCCGAGCTCGCGGAGGAGTACCTCGTGACGGCGGACCGCCGGCCCGTCTCGCGTGACCAGGCGAGGGTGCTGACCGACCGGCTGTGGCTCGAGCGTGTCGCGGAGCAGGCCGCATGGCAGGGCGAGACGGACCCCGAGCGCCTCACTCGCGCCTTCACCGCCCTCGACGAGGCCGGGGTCACGGCCCGCGAGAACTTCACCTGCTGCCGCAACTGCGGCCGGTCGGAGATCGGCGGCGAGGCCGAACCCGGCGCCCGAGGCTTCGTCTACTTTCACTCCCAGTGCACGGAATCCGCGGCGGCGGGCCACGGGCTGACGCTGCTGTACGGCGGCTTCGACAGCTCCGCCGAGACCACCGCGGCCATCGGCCACGAGGTGGTGGCCGCGCTGGAGGCCGCCGGCCTGCACACCGAGTGGGACCACGACCCGTCCCGGGCCATCACCGTCACACCGCTGGACTGGCGCCGCCGCCTGGTCGGTTAG
- the msrA gene encoding peptide-methionine (S)-S-oxide reductase MsrA, which produces MTVGTERAVLAGGCFWGMQDLVRKQPGVVATRVGYSGGDTPNATYRNHGDHAEAIEILFDPTVTSYRDVLEFFFQIHDPTTRDRQGNDIGRSYRSAIYYADEEQHRVAVDTIADVEASGLWPGKVVTEVEPVGDFWEAEPEHQDYLERYPNGYTCHFPRPNWKLPRRASSGTV; this is translated from the coding sequence ATGACAGTGGGAACCGAGCGAGCCGTACTCGCGGGCGGTTGTTTCTGGGGCATGCAGGACCTGGTCCGCAAGCAGCCGGGCGTGGTGGCGACGCGGGTGGGCTACAGCGGCGGCGACACGCCGAACGCCACCTACCGCAACCACGGCGATCACGCCGAGGCCATCGAGATCCTCTTCGACCCCACGGTGACGAGCTACCGCGACGTCCTGGAGTTCTTCTTCCAGATCCACGACCCGACCACCCGGGACCGGCAGGGCAACGACATCGGGCGCAGCTACCGGTCCGCCATCTACTACGCGGACGAGGAGCAGCACCGCGTCGCCGTCGACACCATCGCGGACGTCGAGGCGAGCGGGCTGTGGCCGGGCAAGGTGGTCACGGAGGTCGAGCCCGTGGGTGACTTCTGGGAGGCCGAGCCCGAGCACCAGGACTACCTGGAGCGCTACCCGAACGGCTACACCTGCCACTTCCCCCGCCCGAACTGGAAGCTGCCCCGACGGGCCTCCTCCGGGACGGTCTGA
- a CDS encoding LmeA family phospholipid-binding protein translates to MTSNRGRTIRLLAAAACVLAALTCATDLLVEHRTEERIAARAASRLKPHGPVHASLSTPLAGLRTLGGEVGDVEVSAADVHRQHTVMDVTVRLRDVTTDGDTAGGSATATVGYDQVTRRLGALGDGPTAGGQDGDLVLGGTVGRLGLPVTVRAGLSTTPGAFTVTPTTVNVLGRSVAVADLDALPAASGLRDRLKPRTVAVTGLPHGVALTAAHATADGLALDFSIAAGPAPDGAGKAA, encoded by the coding sequence GTGACATCGAACCGCGGGCGGACGATCCGCCTCCTGGCCGCCGCGGCCTGCGTCCTGGCCGCCCTGACCTGTGCGACCGATCTCCTCGTCGAGCACAGGACCGAGGAGCGGATCGCCGCCCGGGCCGCGAGCCGGCTCAAGCCGCACGGACCCGTGCACGCCTCCCTCAGCACGCCGCTCGCGGGGCTGCGCACCCTCGGCGGCGAGGTGGGCGACGTCGAGGTGAGCGCCGCCGACGTGCACCGTCAGCACACCGTGATGGACGTGACCGTGCGCCTGAGGGACGTCACGACGGACGGGGACACCGCCGGTGGCAGCGCCACCGCGACCGTCGGATACGACCAGGTGACCCGGCGCCTGGGCGCGCTGGGTGACGGTCCGACAGCCGGTGGCCAGGACGGGGACCTGGTTCTCGGCGGAACCGTCGGCCGCCTCGGTCTGCCCGTCACCGTGCGGGCCGGACTGTCCACCACGCCCGGCGCGTTCACCGTCACGCCCACGACGGTGAACGTCCTCGGCCGCAGCGTCGCGGTGGCGGACCTCGACGCCCTTCCCGCCGCCTCGGGGCTGCGGGACCGGCTGAAGCCCCGGACCGTGGCCGTCACCGGCCTCCCGCACGGGGTGGCGCTGACCGCGGCGCACGCCACCGCGGACGGCCTCGCGCTCGACTTCTCGATCGCCGCCGGCCCGGCGCCGGACGGTGCGGGGAAGGCCGCCTGA
- a CDS encoding MMPL family transporter: MPRPTRLLPAPPDGRAETRPRTRPAEGRGALGRLGGFCARHPAAVVAAWLLVLGAALAGRHLAAPTFSDQVSLPGTASHTGADLLARSMPDAGRPSGLVVLHTGTGTVADHGSAVGRTLADLRGLPHATAASALVTSADGRTAYTTVSFDAPLKDLGHDYTARLDTATGPARAAGLGVAYGGDLEQVVREPADDRLSEGVGVVTAFAILLVAFGSVLAALLPLGTALISVGAGLGIVGIVAGTISFATSATTLAGMIGLGVGIDYALFLTTRFRQDLIDGREPVEAAARTARTSGRAVLVAALTVAVAMLSLYACGLSFIGKIGLAATLAVAVTAAAALTLVPAALGLVGRRVDTLRLRRPVAESRGERDGWHRYAALVARRPWTFLAVGVAVLGLCAAPVLSMRLGHVDAGADRSGSSTRTAYDWIADADGPGFGEGANGRVVAVVDVSRAHTPADRIAAAVTTALKDTHGVASVAPVRPSDDGRILVTTLTPATGPQDAAAADLLHTLSGHTLPKALNGTGADAYLTGSVAGQADFRATVGDRLPIVVGIVLVLAFLLLMAVFRSVVIPLKAVVLNLFTTAASYGVLVAVFQWGWGDTLLGLSEPVPIESYVPMMMFAIVFGLSMDYEIFLLSRIAEAWHRTGDNRLAVGEGLSATARVISAAAFIMTAVFLSFTASPTVVVKMLALGLAISVIVDATVVRLVLVPSAMFLMGRANWWLPRRLDRILPDLHA, translated from the coding sequence GTGCCCCGACCCACCCGGCTACTCCCCGCGCCGCCGGACGGACGCGCCGAGACGCGCCCACGCACCCGGCCCGCCGAGGGGCGGGGCGCGCTCGGCCGTCTCGGCGGCTTCTGCGCCCGGCATCCGGCCGCGGTCGTGGCCGCCTGGCTCCTGGTCCTCGGCGCCGCCCTGGCAGGACGGCACCTCGCCGCACCCACCTTCAGCGACCAGGTCAGCCTGCCCGGCACCGCCTCCCACACCGGCGCCGACCTCCTCGCCCGCTCCATGCCCGACGCCGGCCGGCCCAGCGGCCTCGTCGTCCTCCACACCGGCACCGGCACCGTCGCCGACCACGGGTCCGCGGTCGGCCGCACCCTCGCCGACCTGCGCGGCCTGCCGCACGCCACCGCCGCCTCCGCGCTCGTGACCAGCGCCGACGGCCGCACCGCGTACACCACCGTCTCCTTCGACGCACCACTGAAGGACCTCGGCCACGACTACACCGCGCGCCTCGACACGGCGACCGGGCCCGCCCGGGCCGCGGGTCTCGGCGTCGCCTACGGCGGCGACCTGGAACAGGTGGTCAGGGAACCGGCCGACGACCGGCTGAGCGAGGGCGTCGGCGTCGTCACCGCCTTCGCCATCCTGCTCGTGGCCTTCGGCAGCGTCCTCGCCGCCCTGCTGCCCCTGGGCACCGCGCTGATCAGCGTCGGAGCCGGCCTGGGTATCGTCGGGATCGTCGCCGGCACGATCTCCTTCGCGACCTCGGCCACGACCCTCGCCGGCATGATCGGCCTCGGCGTCGGCATCGACTACGCCCTCTTCCTGACCACCCGCTTCCGCCAGGACCTCATCGACGGGCGCGAACCGGTCGAGGCCGCCGCCCGCACCGCCCGCACCAGCGGACGCGCCGTCCTCGTCGCCGCCCTGACCGTCGCCGTCGCCATGCTCAGCCTGTACGCGTGCGGACTCAGCTTCATCGGCAAGATCGGACTCGCGGCCACCCTCGCCGTCGCCGTCACCGCCGCGGCCGCCCTCACCCTGGTGCCGGCCGCCCTCGGCCTGGTCGGCAGGCGCGTCGACACGCTCCGGCTGCGCCGGCCCGTCGCCGAGAGCAGGGGGGAGCGGGACGGCTGGCACCGCTACGCCGCTCTCGTCGCCCGCCGCCCATGGACGTTCCTCGCAGTCGGAGTCGCCGTCCTCGGCCTGTGCGCCGCACCGGTGCTGTCCATGCGGCTCGGTCACGTCGACGCGGGCGCCGACCGGTCCGGCAGCAGCACCCGTACCGCCTATGACTGGATCGCGGACGCCGACGGCCCGGGCTTCGGCGAGGGCGCGAACGGCCGGGTCGTCGCCGTGGTCGACGTGAGCCGCGCGCACACCCCGGCCGACCGGATCGCCGCCGCCGTGACCACAGCGCTGAAGGACACCCACGGCGTGGCGTCCGTCGCCCCCGTCCGGCCGAGCGACGACGGCCGGATCCTCGTCACCACCCTCACCCCGGCCACGGGGCCCCAGGACGCCGCCGCCGCCGACCTGCTGCACACCCTCTCCGGGCACACGCTGCCCAAGGCGCTCAACGGCACGGGCGCCGACGCCTACCTCACCGGCAGCGTGGCCGGACAGGCCGACTTCCGGGCCACGGTCGGTGACCGGCTGCCGATCGTCGTCGGCATCGTCCTGGTGCTGGCCTTCCTGCTGCTCATGGCCGTCTTCCGCAGCGTGGTGATCCCCCTCAAGGCCGTCGTCCTCAACCTGTTCACCACCGCCGCGTCCTACGGTGTGCTCGTCGCGGTCTTCCAGTGGGGCTGGGGCGACACGCTGCTCGGCCTGTCGGAGCCGGTGCCCATCGAGTCGTACGTGCCGATGATGATGTTCGCCATCGTCTTCGGGCTCTCCATGGACTACGAGATCTTCCTGCTGTCCCGGATCGCCGAGGCGTGGCACCGCACGGGCGACAACCGGCTCGCCGTGGGGGAGGGGCTGTCCGCGACCGCGCGCGTCATCTCCGCCGCCGCCTTCATCATGACCGCGGTGTTCCTCTCCTTCACCGCCTCGCCGACCGTGGTCGTCAAGATGCTCGCCCTGGGACTGGCGATCAGCGTCATCGTCGACGCCACCGTGGTGCGCCTCGTCCTCGTGCCGTCCGCCATGTTCCTCATGGGCAGGGCCAACTGGTGGCTGCCCCGCCGTCTCGACCGGATCCTGCCGGACCTGCACGCCTGA